A single genomic interval of Legionella israelensis harbors:
- a CDS encoding U-box domain-containing protein — protein MTPLVPLEKFIQSGRGKCRHHSFANAVLLGRLVRDGILPEGKVRHYKGTAYNGSAHTWVIYQTGKHTYLLDSTLKNKQVFDLNDVKDRQNAIEAYSSRGLNGILDDMLEQLQLMSINRPIAAELIDGALSSVVELNEEDEQNYLCPISLQIMKDPVGFKTKAGNIIYYDKKSIETWLRSHNTDPMTRQPVTLSSYLPSDEKKKEIREFLEGKLPETTEDQIQSHSSPEENEEVYKRKYEILVNKVNAISQSAYAGRCARFFRTAHKSRFESLDAVKEIIERFNESEGMSYQKRYEHLRQEIEFQKNVTKADHDGIDQTKGRKTLQGNKSRLVRFYDDALLAADTISLESGAIYKSIH, from the coding sequence GTGACACCTCTCGTTCCCCTGGAAAAATTCATTCAATCCGGCCGAGGTAAATGTCGTCATCACTCTTTTGCAAATGCTGTTCTTTTAGGCCGTCTTGTTCGGGACGGAATTCTTCCTGAAGGGAAGGTCAGACATTATAAAGGAACAGCTTATAATGGCAGTGCTCATACTTGGGTTATTTATCAAACAGGCAAACATACTTATCTGCTGGATTCTACTTTAAAAAACAAACAAGTATTTGATTTGAACGATGTTAAAGATAGACAAAACGCTATTGAAGCATATAGTAGCCGAGGCTTAAATGGGATTCTAGATGACATGTTGGAACAACTTCAATTAATGTCAATTAATAGGCCTATAGCAGCAGAACTAATAGACGGTGCTTTAAGCAGCGTGGTTGAGTTAAATGAGGAAGATGAACAAAATTACCTTTGTCCAATCTCCTTGCAAATCATGAAAGATCCTGTGGGTTTTAAAACCAAAGCCGGAAATATTATTTATTACGATAAAAAATCAATTGAAACTTGGCTTAGAAGTCATAATACAGATCCAATGACTCGACAGCCTGTAACTCTCTCTAGTTATTTACCTTCTGATGAAAAAAAGAAAGAAATACGTGAGTTTTTAGAAGGTAAGCTACCGGAGACGACTGAAGATCAGATTCAATCTCATTCATCACCTGAGGAAAATGAGGAAGTTTATAAGCGTAAATACGAAATACTGGTCAATAAGGTAAATGCAATTAGCCAGTCTGCTTATGCTGGTCGGTGTGCCCGCTTTTTCAGGACGGCTCATAAATCCCGCTTTGAATCGCTTGATGCGGTAAAAGAAATTATTGAGCGATTTAATGAGAGTGAAGGTATGAGTTATCAGAAGCGGTACGAACATTTACGCCAGGAAATTGAGTTTCAAAAAAACGTAACTAAGGCGGATCATGATGGAATTGATCAAACCAAGGGGCGGAAAACGTTGCAAGGCAATAAAAGCCGTTTAGTTCGGTTTTATGATGATGCACTTCTTGCTGCTGATACCATCAGCCTTGAAAGCGGAGCAATAT